A window from Culex pipiens pallens isolate TS chromosome 3, TS_CPP_V2, whole genome shotgun sequence encodes these proteins:
- the LOC120417402 gene encoding uncharacterized protein LOC120417402, which produces MSRASHPVLKVALLLLVLQQSSSCNSRYHISLMRLNWFESIEYCSRLGMRLSVLNTLEKHTEAVREAQATVRDFSGFHNGLWIGGSDLGKKGSFVWLPTGTKVTWTKWKFGEPSGGANERCMNLYNWHEEEFYWMTNDANFDQLVRISEVAIMARSFCTIAKLVLLLLLAAEQGLSCNSRYHISCTTFNWFEAVEYCNRLGMRPAILDTPAKHDEAVREAQLTGKQASGFFGLWLGATDLGRIGTYVWQPTGSRVGWVKWRPGEPTGGPEHCMNLYYWPRQGFQWTVNDAPCDTKLYALCQQDYRDY; this is translated from the exons ATGTCCAGAGCATCTCATCCTGTCCTGAAGGTGGCACTTTTACTTCTCGTTCTCCAACAAAGCTCCAGCTGTAACAGTCGTTATCATATATCTCTAATGAGG CTGAACTGGTTCGAATCCATAGAGTACTGTAGCCGGCTTGGCATGAGGCTGTCCGTTCTGAACACGCTCGAAAAACACACCGAAGCCGTCCGCGAGGCCCAGGCCACCGTGCGAGACTTTTCGGGATTCCACAACGGCCTCTGGATTGGTGGTAGCGATCTCGGCAAGAAGGGATCGTTCGTGTGGCTTCCAACGGGGACGAAGGTTACCTGGACCAAGTGGAAGTTTGGGGAACCGTCCGGAGGTGCAAACGAACGCTGCATGAACCTGTACAATTGGCACGAGGAAGAGTtttactggatgacgaacgatgCCAACT TTGATCAGTTAGTCAGAATAAGCGAGGTTGCAATTATGGCTCGTTCTTTTTGTACCATAGCGAAGCTCGTTTTACTTCTTCTTCTTGCTGCTGAGCAGGGTCTCAGCTGTAACTCACGCTATCACATATCTTGTACCACG TTCAactggttcgaggcggtcgagtaCTGCAACCGTCTGGGGATGCGCCCGGCCATCCTGGACACTCCGGCCAAACACGATGAAGCCGTACGAGAGGCCCAACTGACCGGCAAGCAAGCGTCCGGATTCTTTGGCCTGTGGCTTGGTGCGACGGATCTGGGCCGGATCGGAACGTACGTGTGGCAACCGACGGGATCGCGGGTCGGTTGGGTCAAGTGGAGGCCCGGAGAGCCCACCGGAGGACCGGAACACTGCATGAATCTGTACTACTGGCCCAGGCAGGGCTTCCAGTGGACGGTGAACGATGCCCCGTGTGATACCAAGCTGTACGCGCTGTGCCAGCAGGATTATCGTGATTATTGA
- the LOC120417400 gene encoding uncharacterized protein LOC120417400 has product MKVDKAVCTTDTYEDLNRAIRFEAVFSTLVENKILAIKRECELKKRNKKSRALRRILFGRRSCKKTVVGKNGEAGKRKSNGGVAVEGGGDGEEEETGGLGAVGGLPVQEYSTVSDGVDEVIVEIGDFSSLVDAIGGVGAEGRDRVEGLGVGRDDDSTSGAVGGMTFGDELPSKSEAIAQSLEDDRKSIRSNDVRFRDRCGTLEPVSVSIEIEPHSDPLSTQYDMEDSGTNVSIELDVSEISEMKRSIASEPVPIIKNVSKYRMTSTRQPALLGTASHRLRVLEAKSISAQNSPVLPRQKSTEARHLTFSTATYQTTTAPSTKSKKDIEDTSFVIDLSRNAEDAALPEAGNLSNSNSNVIPKEKQPQPPDRRSSSKKQQQALVDSSSSSASKSKLNKLNAVKRFSDVLVYDNPPPPTPGLIESFNQLTAPNLPVISMRQSASPVSDMIKLHRLSTAAAATTPTEHPATTIGGGGAESSRKPPRHGFLRQSSCDVELHYRPAGSGGQQKHNTSRSHRDSFSSNRATTTTTTMGMALARDPGDCADDPLMMGELNESDEEKLNKRKYILEYLKRCSDPVIVFPSTSTAGGSGGCTAGTSGGGGLQHCILSRPPNQPIQFPYDEDFMYDVSLQLDPDRHGELDAIVPEHRRRHKHRHHHHRHCKKKRHKKRKILVHDLDDQSVKVIDPDDLPKRARWTIIATAFLLLIMCLFLVGITLRMAPIIDDMGKSA; this is encoded by the exons ATGAAGGTCGACAAGGCCGTGTGTACGACGGACACGTACGAGGATTTGAACCGGGCGATCCGGTTCGAGGCGGTTTTTTCGACGCTGGTCGAGAACAAGATCCTGGCGATCAAGCGGGAGTGCGAGCTGAAGAAGCGGAACAAGAAGTCGCGGGCTTTGCGGAGGATTCTGTTTGGGAGGAGGTCGTGCAAGAAGACGGTGGTGGGGAAGAATGGGGAGGCTGGGAAGAGGAAGAGCAATGGCGGGGTGGCGGTGGAGGGAGGAGGGGacggggaggaggaggagacgGGTGGGTTGGGGGCTGTTGGAGGATTGCCGGTTCAGGAGTACTCGACGGTCAGCGATGGAGTGGATGAGGTTATTGTGGAGATTGGAGACTTTTCGTCGCTGGTCGATGCCATTGGAGGGGTTGGGGCGGAGGGGAGGGATCGGGTTGAGGGGCTTGGAGTTGGGCGGGACGATGACAGCACTAGTGGAGCCGTTGGAGGTATGACCTTCGGCGATGAGTTGCCTTCGAAGAGTGAAGCGATAGCACAATCATTGGAGGATGATCGGAAGTCGATCCGATCGAACGATGTCCGGTTTAGGGACCGGTGCGGCACCCTGGAACCGGTCAGCGTGTCCATCGAGATAGAGCCACATTCCGATCCGTTGAGCACCCAGTACGACATGGAGGATAGCGGTACCAACGTGTCCATCGAGCTGGACGTCAGCGAGATATCCGAGATGAAACGAAGCATAGCTTCCGAACCGGTTCCGATCATCAAGAACGTTAGCAAGTATCGAATGACATCGACTCGACAGCCGGCACTGCTGGGTACCGCTTCCCACAGGTTACGAGTCCTCGAGGCCAAGTCCATCAGTGCCCAGAACAGTCCGGTTCTACCCCGACAAAAGTCAACCGAAGCACGCCATCTTACGTTCAGCACCGCAACCTACCAGACGACGACAGCGCCGTCGACGAAATCGAAGAAAGACATCGAAGACACCTCATTCGTGATCGATCTCAGCCGGAACGCCGAGGACGCCGCCCTCCCGGAAGCCGGCAACCTCAGCAACAGTAACTCCAATGTGATACCGAAGGAGAAGCAGCCGCAACCGCCGGACAGgcggagcagcagcaaaaaGCAACAGCAAGCCCTAGTCGATAGCAGTAGTAGTAGCGCTAGTAAATCCAAGCTCAACAAATTGAACGCCGTCAAGCGGTTCAGCGACGTGCTCGTGTACGACAATCCTCCTCCCCCGACGCCGGGACTCATCGAAAGCTTTAATCAACTGACGGCCCCGAACCTACCTGTGATATCGATGCGCCAGTCCGCGTCGCCGGTTAGTGATATGATCAAGCTGCACCGACTATCcactgccgccgccgccacaaCTCCAACGGAACACCCTGCGACGACAATCGGTGGCGGCGGCGCTGAATCCAGCCGAAAACCGCCGCGCCACGGCTTTCTGCGGCAGTCGAGCTGCGACGTGGAGCTGCACTATCGACCTGCCGGAAGTGGTGGTCAGCAGAAGCACAACACTAGCCGTAGTCATAGGGATAGCTTTAGTAGCAATCgtgcaacgacgacgacgacgactatgGGGATGGCGCTGGCCAGGGATCCTGGAGACTGTGCGGACGATCCGCTGATGATGGGCGAGCTTAACGAGAGCGACGAGGAGAAGCTCAACAAGCGGAAATATA TTCTAGAATATCTGAAGCGCTGTTCGGATCCGGTAATTGTATTTCCCTCTACTAGCACGGCGGGAGGATCCGGAGGCTGCACTGCCGGAACCAGTGGCGGCGGCGGCTTGCAGCACTGTATCCTGAGCCGGCCGCCCAACCAACCGAT CCAATTCCCGTACGACGAGGACTTCATGTACGACGTCTCGCTGCAGCTTGATCCGGACCGGCACGGGGAGCTTGATGCAATAGTGCCTGAACATAGGAGAAGACATAAGCATAG ACATCACCACCATCGACACTGCAAGAAGAAAAGACACAAGAAGCGGAAAATCCTGGTTCACGATCTTGATGATCAAAGTGTGAAG GTGATAGACCCCGACGATCTTCCGAAGCGCGCCCGCTGGACGATCATCGCGACCGCTTTCCTACTGCTGATAATGTGCCTCTTCCTCGTGGGAATCACCCTGCGGATGGCTCCCATCATCGACGATATGG GTAAGTCAGCGTGA